The Chryseolinea soli nucleotide sequence AGGGTAAAAACGTCGGTAACAGCGCGGCGCCGTTGTAGTTGAGGATGACTACGGCCGTTTGGCTCATCCCATCAAACTACCGAGGTCCATACCGGGAATGTTGGGCAGCAGTCCATCCGTGTTCTTGCGCACCTCTTCTTTGGCCATGGCATCTGCGGCATCCATGGCTTTGTTGACGGCGGCCACCACGAGGTCTTGCAGGATGACTTTGTCTTCACTCTTGAGCAGGGCCGGATCGATATCGACAGCGATCAATGTTTTTTTTCCGGTAACCGTAGCCTTCACCATGCCGGCACCCGACTCGCCTTGCGCCTGAAGCTTCTCCAGGTTGTCCTGCACTTCTTTCATACGGGCTTGGAATTCTTTGACCTTGCCCATCATTTTCATCATATCAAACATAGGTTGCTCGTTTCGGTTTTGTGACTTGCTTTCTTCCCGGTAAAGGTAAATGATTGTACGTAAATGGCGTGGGCAAAATCCAATACATTCTGCAGGATCCCGGAGTGCTGTGATTTTACCGCTTTCTGAATAACACGATGGTGCCCGACTGCTCGGAGGTGCGGTTGATGAGGTCGGTGATCTTTGCCTTGAATACGTATGTGCCTTCGGGCTGGATATTGCCTTTGTAGGTACCATCCCAACCCTGCATTGCGTTGTCGGTAGAGAAAAGCTGTTCGCCCCAGCGGTTGAAGATCTTGAATTCGAACCGGGCCGTATATTGTCCCACGACTTTGAACTCATCGTTCAATCCGTCGCCGTTAGGCGTGAAGGCCGAGGGATAGAACAGGTTCGGCTCCTTGATGAGCGTGATCACGTTGGAGACCGACACGGGGATGCCCGCATCCACCGCGGTGGCCGTGACGCGGTAGACGTATACCTGGTGTGTAAAATCCTCAGCGTCGTCCAACAGGGTGGTGGCTGTGCCGGTGTCGAACGCCTGGAGCAGTTGTCCCTGGTCGTCGAATTTTTCTACGCGATAGTTTGCCACGCCATTTTTCCAGCCGCTGTAGGACGTCCACGAAAGGTTAATGCTGTTGTCGGACTGCACAGTGCCGGAAAGTTGGATGGGACAAACATCCACGCTTGCGGGACTGCTGTTGCCACAAACATCCTGGTAGCCGATCCGGTAACAGATCGTGGCATCTGTGGCGTAGGCGTCATCCGTGAAGGATGGCGTCGTCGACGTTCCCAGGGGGATGTAATTGCCGTTCGTCGCTTTTGTGATGGTGTAGGTTTTGGCGTTGAAGGCCGGGTCCTGCGTCCACTGGAGGGCGACGGAATTGTCGGTCACGACGGCGGAAACATCCTCCACAACGGATGGGATATTGGTGGAAATGGCCGTGGCGCATTTTTGAAGGGAGATGCTTTTACTGCCGTTCGCGTAGTTTGAGGTGAGCTGGTAGCAATATTCCGTTCCACAGGTGATGGCCGTATCGTCATAGGAAGTGGCGCCGGCGGCGACCGCGATGGGGCCCGCGGTGCTTTTGGAGAGTGAGTAACCGCTAATGCCGGTTGCCGACGTGGACCATGTGACCTTGTTCACGTTGTTTTGTGGCGACACGTCAAAATTCGCGCTGGCGATCACATCGGTTGGGTAGGCTGTCGTGTTGGCGCACGGATCGAAAACACCCATTCGAAAACGATAATAGTTGTCGTCCGCGAGGAGGTTCTTCACCGTGGTCGTGGTCGCGTTGTAGACAGTCTGCAGTTGCTGGAAGTTGCCGGCGTTGGTGGCGATGTCAAGTTTATAGAGCGTGTTGGGAACGTCGTTGAAATCCAATTGGATCTGGTCGGCGCTTAGAACGGTCAGTTGTGTGATGGTGGGTGTTGCCAGTGTCGGCACCACATCGACGGATTGTGTGGCCGCATTGCAGTTGTCGGCAGCGCCCAGGTTTACACCCTTCACGCTCACACTTTTATTGCCGGAGGATCCGAACGGATGCGTGTCTTTCGCCAGGCTGCCCGACGGGACCGGGGGCATCACCGTGCCGTCGCTATAGCTGATGACGTATTGATTGTAGTTTGTGTCCGAGATCTTTACCTGCACTTCATTGCCACCGCATGTATACAGGTCAAATGCAGGTTGTGTGTTCGGCACCACGGTGATGGTGATCTGATCAAAACCCAGGGTTTGGAACAGAATTTTTAATGTATACGTGCCGGGTTGTGTGTATACGTGGCTGAAGGCCAGGGATTGAAAGTTGTTATTCCCCTCGTAGTCCATGTCGCATGGCGTCGTGCCATTGCAAGGCGGAACCGTACTCACCACGTTCACCGTGAGCGGCGCGCATCCCTTGATTTGATCCACTTTAAAGTCGCCATCATCGCTGGTATATTGTGCACGCGCGACCAGGACGCCCATAAGGAAAAAGAAAAGCAGTATGAACGATCTACGATTCATGCGAGGGGCTCCAGTGTTTCAGAAATTCTTCTGCTTTTTTGATGTCGTCATGCAATACGCGGTCTTCCTCTATAAACGGCACCGTCTTTCGGAAAGTATCCACAAAATGTTCAAGATACGGAGAAGTTTTCAAAGGCCTGCGGAAGGTGAGGGCCTGAGCCGCTGTGAGCAATTCGATGGCCAGGATGGAATACAGATTGTTCACCACCCTGAGCGCCTTGGTGGCCGCATTAGCCCCCATGCTCACATGGTCCTCCTGTCCGTTCGACGAAACAATGGAGTCGACGGAGGCTGGCGTGCAGAGCTGTTTGTTCTGGCTTACCAGGGAGGCGGCCGTGTATTGCGGGATCATCAGTCCGGAATGGATACCGGGAGTGGCCACAAGGTAATTGGGCAAGTCACGCAATCCTGCAATAAGTTGGTACGTTCGCCGCTCCGAGATGCTGCCCAACTCTGCCAGGGCAATCGATAGAAAGTCGAGGGCCAGTGCCAGGGGCTGTCCGTGGAAATTTCCCGCCGAAATGATGGTGTCTTCCTCCGGGAACACATTGGGGTTGTCGGTCACACTGTTGACCTCGATCAAAAAGACGTTCGTCACATAATCGATCGTGTCCGCGCTCGCGCCATGCACTTGCGGGATACAACGGAAGGAGTAGGGGTCCTGTACATGTTTCTTGACTTGCAGGATCAACTCGCTGTTTGATAAAATATCGTTCACTTGTGCGGCCACTTTCATTTGCCCCGCATGAGGACGGATGGCATGCACCTGGGGAAGAAAAGGTTCGATGCGGCCATCAAACGCATCCAGCGAAAGCGCCCCGATGATGTTCGCCAGTTGCAACAGGCGATGGGCATGAAGCGTGCACCAAACCCCGTAGGCGCTCATGAACTGCGTGCCGTTGAGCAACGCCAATCCTTCTTTTGCCTGGAGACGGAGCGGGGGCCATTGCATCGCTTTTTGCAACGCATTGCCGGTTATGCGCTTTCCTTCGAAATGCACTTCGCCTAGCCCAATCAGGGGCAGTGTAAGATGCGCCAGCGGTGCGAGGTCGCCGGAGGCTCCCAGGGAGCCCATCTCGTAAATGACCGGAAGCACATCGTGATTGAACATCGTTGCCAGACGGTCCACGGTATCGGTCTGCACCCCCGAATAGCCATAGGCCAGCGACTGGATCTTTAGAAACAACATGAGCTTCACAATTTCTTCGGGCACTTCGGGGCCCGTGCCACAAGCGTGTGACTTCACCAGGTTTTCCTGCAGATGTTCCAGTTGATCGGCGGAGATATTCTTGTTGTACAAAGACCCAAAACCGGTGTTGATGCCGTAGATGGATTGGGTGGTGCCTTGCAGTTTTTTATCGAGGTAGTCGCGGCAACGGGCAATGCGTTGACGTGCCTCTTCGGAGAGCTGCACGGTGAGCTTGCCTTCGTGCAGGCGGGCGAGATCTTGCAGGGTTAGCTTCGCGCTGGAGATGTAATGCACCATAGTCGTTGTCGGCGCCTGCTAAGGTTGTTTTATTTTTTCAATAATCCGTTCGATCGGGAGTTTTTCCTGCTCGCCGCGATCCATATGCTTGAGGGCCAGTTGACCGCTTTGGGCTTCTTCGGGGCCAATAACGATCGCGAACGGAATGGCTTTTTTGTTCGCAAAATCCAGTTGCTTTTTCAGCTTTGCGTGGTCGGGATAGATCTCGGAAGCAATGCCTGCGGCCCGGAGCGCGGACAACACACCCAAACCATAGTAGAGACTGTCATCATCAAAATGACAGACCAGTACCT carries:
- a CDS encoding YbaB/EbfC family nucleoid-associated protein, translating into MFDMMKMMGKVKEFQARMKEVQDNLEKLQAQGESGAGMVKATVTGKKTLIAVDIDPALLKSEDKVILQDLVVAAVNKAMDAADAMAKEEVRKNTDGLLPNIPGMDLGSLMG
- a CDS encoding T9SS type B sorting domain-containing protein, translated to MNRRSFILLFFFLMGVLVARAQYTSDDGDFKVDQIKGCAPLTVNVVSTVPPCNGTTPCDMDYEGNNNFQSLAFSHVYTQPGTYTLKILFQTLGFDQITITVVPNTQPAFDLYTCGGNEVQVKISDTNYNQYVISYSDGTVMPPVPSGSLAKDTHPFGSSGNKSVSVKGVNLGAADNCNAATQSVDVVPTLATPTITQLTVLSADQIQLDFNDVPNTLYKLDIATNAGNFQQLQTVYNATTTTVKNLLADDNYYRFRMGVFDPCANTTAYPTDVIASANFDVSPQNNVNKVTWSTSATGISGYSLSKSTAGPIAVAAGATSYDDTAITCGTEYCYQLTSNYANGSKSISLQKCATAISTNIPSVVEDVSAVVTDNSVALQWTQDPAFNAKTYTITKATNGNYIPLGTSTTPSFTDDAYATDATICYRIGYQDVCGNSSPASVDVCPIQLSGTVQSDNSINLSWTSYSGWKNGVANYRVEKFDDQGQLLQAFDTGTATTLLDDAEDFTHQVYVYRVTATAVDAGIPVSVSNVITLIKEPNLFYPSAFTPNGDGLNDEFKVVGQYTARFEFKIFNRWGEQLFSTDNAMQGWDGTYKGNIQPEGTYVFKAKITDLINRTSEQSGTIVLFRKR
- the hutH gene encoding histidine ammonia-lyase, giving the protein MVHYISSAKLTLQDLARLHEGKLTVQLSEEARQRIARCRDYLDKKLQGTTQSIYGINTGFGSLYNKNISADQLEHLQENLVKSHACGTGPEVPEEIVKLMLFLKIQSLAYGYSGVQTDTVDRLATMFNHDVLPVIYEMGSLGASGDLAPLAHLTLPLIGLGEVHFEGKRITGNALQKAMQWPPLRLQAKEGLALLNGTQFMSAYGVWCTLHAHRLLQLANIIGALSLDAFDGRIEPFLPQVHAIRPHAGQMKVAAQVNDILSNSELILQVKKHVQDPYSFRCIPQVHGASADTIDYVTNVFLIEVNSVTDNPNVFPEEDTIISAGNFHGQPLALALDFLSIALAELGSISERRTYQLIAGLRDLPNYLVATPGIHSGLMIPQYTAASLVSQNKQLCTPASVDSIVSSNGQEDHVSMGANAATKALRVVNNLYSILAIELLTAAQALTFRRPLKTSPYLEHFVDTFRKTVPFIEEDRVLHDDIKKAEEFLKHWSPSHES